One Deinococcus sp. LM3 genomic region harbors:
- the sufC gene encoding Fe-S cluster assembly ATPase SufC, with product MTHQLEIRNLHATVGDTEILKGINLIVPRGELHAIMGPNGNGKSTLAKVIVGDPEYTVTQGEVLVDGQNILEMEPDERARLGVFLAFQYPVEIPGVTIANFLRLAMQARKAEGEEVSFTEFYGKLQSALKTLEWDESIVERYLNAGFSGGEKKRNEILQMLMLEPNYIIMDETDSGLDVDALKIVSKGVNSMRGENLGGLIITHYQRLLDYIVPDKVHIILDGKVVQTGGPELAKKMDTEGYDWVKELATA from the coding sequence ATGACCCACCAGCTCGAAATCCGCAACCTGCACGCCACCGTCGGCGACACCGAAATCCTCAAGGGCATCAACCTGATCGTCCCCCGCGGCGAACTGCACGCCATCATGGGACCGAACGGCAACGGCAAGAGCACCCTCGCCAAGGTCATCGTCGGCGACCCCGAATACACCGTCACGCAGGGCGAAGTCCTCGTGGACGGCCAGAACATCCTCGAGATGGAACCCGACGAACGCGCCCGCCTCGGCGTCTTCCTGGCCTTCCAGTACCCCGTCGAGATTCCCGGCGTTACCATCGCCAACTTCCTGCGCCTCGCCATGCAGGCCCGCAAGGCCGAAGGCGAAGAAGTATCTTTCACCGAGTTCTACGGCAAGCTCCAGAGCGCCCTCAAGACCCTGGAATGGGACGAGAGCATCGTCGAACGCTACCTGAACGCCGGCTTCTCCGGCGGCGAGAAGAAACGCAACGAGATCCTCCAGATGCTGATGCTGGAACCCAACTACATCATCATGGACGAAACCGACAGCGGCCTCGACGTCGACGCCCTGAAGATCGTGTCCAAGGGCGTGAACTCCATGCGTGGCGAGAATCTCGGCGGCCTGATCATCACCCACTACCAGCGCCTGCTGGACTACATCGTCCCCGACAAGGTCCACATCATCCTCGACGGCAAGGTCGTGCAGACCGGCGGCCCCGAACTCGCCAAGAAGATGGACACCGAAGGCTACGACTGGGTCAAGGAACTCGCCA